Proteins encoded together in one Onychomys torridus chromosome 1, mOncTor1.1, whole genome shotgun sequence window:
- the Fth1 gene encoding ferritin heavy chain, with product MTTASPSQVRQNYHQDSEAAINRQINLELYASYVYLSMSCYFDRDDVALRNFAKYFLHQSHEEREHAEKLMKLQNQRGGRIFLQDIKKPDRDDWENGLNAMECALHLEKSVNQSLLELHKLATDKNDPHLCDFIETHYLNEQVKSIKELGDFVTNLRKMGAPEAGLAEYLFDKHTLGHSDES from the exons ATGACCACCGCGTCTCCCTCGCAAGTGCGCCAGAACTACCACCAGGACTCAGAGGCTGCCATCAACCGCCAGATCAACCTGGAACTGTATGCCTCCTACGTCTATCTGTCTATG TCTTGCTACTTTGACCGGGATGATGTAGCTCTGAGGAACTTTGCCAAGTACTTTCTCCACCAATCTCACGAGGAGAGGGAGCATGCTGAGAAACTGATGAAGCTACAGAACCAACGAGGCGGCCGAATCTTCCTGCAGGATATCAAG AAACCAGACCGTGATGACTGGGAGAACGGGCTGAATGCGATGGAGTGTGCACTGCACTTGGAGAAGAGTGTGAACCAGTCACTCCTGGAACTGCACAAACTGGCGACCGACAAAAATGACCCCCAC TTGTGTGACTTCATTGAGACCCATTACCTGAACGAGCAGGTGAAGTCCATCAAAGAGCTGGGTGACTTCGTGACCAACCTCCGCAAGATGGGAGCCCCGGAAGCTGGCCTGGCGGAATATCTCTTTGACAAGCACACCCTGGGACACAGTGATGAGAGCTAA